Proteins found in one Flavobacterium channae genomic segment:
- a CDS encoding DUF6702 family protein, giving the protein MNKKLSRFFLPIILLTFLSAFAWHKFYVSVSQIDYVPKKKRIEITTRIFIDDLEKALEKKYKKKVYLTSKRELPEAETLIKNYLKENIKISINKKPQDVEFLAREVEGDVLIFYSKIAISKKINTLEIFNSLLTDIYSEQQNIVHLNINSNKNSLLFTNSDTQQKIDY; this is encoded by the coding sequence ATGAACAAGAAGTTATCCCGATTTTTTTTGCCAATAATTTTGCTAACGTTTTTAAGTGCTTTTGCATGGCATAAATTTTACGTTTCAGTTTCTCAAATTGATTATGTTCCAAAAAAGAAACGTATTGAGATAACTACAAGAATTTTTATTGATGACTTAGAAAAGGCATTGGAGAAAAAATACAAGAAAAAAGTTTATTTAACATCTAAAAGAGAATTGCCAGAGGCTGAAACTTTAATTAAAAATTATTTAAAAGAAAATATTAAAATTTCAATCAATAAAAAGCCACAAGATGTTGAATTTTTGGCAAGAGAAGTAGAAGGCGATGTGTTAATTTTTTACTCTAAAATTGCTATATCAAAAAAAATAAATACCTTAGAAATCTTTAATTCACTGCTAACAGATATTTATAGTGAACAACAAAATATTGTTCATTTGAATATAAATAGTAACAAAAACAGTCTTTTGTTTACTAATAGTGATACGCAACAAAAAATAGACTATTAA
- a CDS encoding carboxypeptidase-like regulatory domain-containing protein: MIKKLFFFFLIFPVLGFSQNDTIIKGKIVSESNLLEDIHVINLTENKGAVTDSRGYFQIKAKISDTLQFSAVNLKATRYVIKENDLAKQLLFIPMESLINELDEVAIIHYKNINAVSLGIVPANQKTYTPAERKLAAAGDFKWYSPLLIPLGGMSVDGLINSISGRTAMLKKELVVERKELLQAKTSDYFERKYFVETLKIPDEFVDGFLFYIVENEKFVNAMKDKNKTMATFILSELATEYLKLKESELSNTPKDEK; encoded by the coding sequence ATGATAAAAAAATTATTCTTCTTTTTTTTAATTTTTCCAGTTTTAGGTTTTTCTCAAAATGATACTATTATAAAAGGTAAAATAGTTTCGGAATCTAACCTGTTAGAAGATATTCATGTTATTAATTTAACTGAAAACAAAGGGGCTGTGACTGATTCTAGAGGTTACTTTCAAATAAAAGCAAAGATTTCAGATACTTTGCAGTTTAGTGCGGTTAATTTAAAAGCAACTCGATACGTTATCAAAGAAAATGATTTGGCTAAACAACTTTTGTTTATTCCTATGGAATCATTAATTAATGAATTGGACGAAGTTGCAATAATTCATTACAAAAACATCAATGCTGTTTCATTAGGAATTGTTCCTGCTAATCAAAAAACCTATACACCAGCCGAACGTAAATTAGCTGCGGCTGGAGATTTTAAATGGTATAGTCCTTTGTTAATTCCTCTTGGAGGGATGAGTGTTGATGGATTGATTAACTCTATAAGCGGAAGAACGGCCATGCTAAAAAAAGAGTTAGTAGTAGAACGAAAAGAATTATTGCAAGCCAAAACTTCGGATTATTTTGAAAGAAAATATTTTGTTGAGACTTTAAAAATTCCAGATGAATTTGTAGATGGTTTTCTGTTTTACATTGTAGAGAATGAAAAATTTGTAAATGCCATGAAAGATAAAAATAAAACCATGGCTACTTTTATCTTATCTGAATTAGCAACTGAATATTTAAAATTAAAAGAATCAGAACTTTCTAATACTCCTAAAGATGAAAAATAA
- the pepE gene encoding dipeptidase PepE — translation MKNVIIASTSTLHGGAYLDYLLPELQSFFQNVKELLFIPYARPSGISHYDYTKKVSEAFAKINITVKGIHEFENPTEAVENAQGIFTGGGNTFLLVSQLYKNNVIDSLEKVVKNGTPYLGTSAGSNICGLTMSTTNDMPIVYPPSFRTLGFVSFNINPHYLDPIEGSTHMGETRETRINEFHHFNPQPVVGLREGSWLAVKGDSIKLKGNLTARIFKKNEVPFEVAPETELNELK, via the coding sequence ATGAAAAATGTTATTATTGCGAGTACCTCAACATTACATGGAGGAGCCTATTTAGATTATTTATTACCTGAATTACAATCCTTTTTTCAGAATGTAAAAGAATTGCTTTTTATTCCCTACGCAAGACCAAGCGGCATTTCACATTATGATTACACTAAAAAAGTCAGCGAAGCATTTGCTAAAATTAATATTACAGTAAAAGGAATTCATGAATTTGAAAATCCAACAGAAGCAGTAGAAAATGCTCAAGGAATTTTCACTGGGGGCGGAAATACTTTTTTATTAGTTAGTCAATTATACAAAAACAATGTTATAGACTCTTTAGAAAAAGTGGTAAAAAACGGAACTCCGTACTTAGGAACCAGTGCTGGTAGTAATATTTGTGGTTTAACCATGAGTACGACTAACGATATGCCAATTGTATATCCGCCAAGCTTTAGAACTTTAGGATTTGTTTCGTTTAATATTAATCCACATTATTTAGATCCAATTGAAGGTTCTACTCACATGGGAGAAACAAGAGAAACTCGAATTAATGAATTTCATCATTTTAATCCACAACCTGTTGTAGGATTACGAGAAGGGAGTTGGTTAGCTGTAAAAGGAGATTCAATTAAATTGAAAGGAAATTTAACTGCTCGAATTTTCAAGAAAAATGAAGTTCCATTTGAAGTAGCTCCTGAAACAGAATTAAACGAATTGAAGTAA
- a CDS encoding GNAT family N-acetyltransferase — protein MKIKKIEAKETYPVRNEVLRKGKPIETCYFKGDENLDTSHFGLYLENSLIGIISIFKERNPLFSEEPQFQIRGMAVLDNYQGKGYGALLVKAAEDYCLDLNTELIWFNARESAIPFYKKLNYTIIGDSFEIPDVGIHFVMYKKIQKK, from the coding sequence ATGAAAATTAAAAAAATAGAAGCAAAAGAAACTTATCCTGTACGAAACGAAGTTTTAAGAAAAGGAAAACCAATAGAAACTTGTTATTTTAAAGGTGATGAAAATTTAGACACCTCTCATTTTGGTTTATACTTAGAAAACAGTCTCATCGGAATCATATCTATTTTTAAAGAAAGAAATCCATTATTTTCAGAAGAACCACAATTTCAAATAAGAGGAATGGCCGTTTTGGATAACTATCAAGGAAAAGGATATGGAGCGCTATTAGTAAAAGCCGCAGAAGACTACTGTTTAGATTTGAATACAGAATTAATTTGGTTTAATGCTAGAGAAAGTGCTATTCCTTTTTACAAAAAACTAAATTATACAATTATTGGAGATTCTTTTGAAATTCCAGATGTTGGCATTCATTTTGTGATGTATAAGAAAATACAGAAAAAATAA
- a CDS encoding L,D-transpeptidase family protein — translation MKKILLLLIIFSTISCKKETEPIAFDNSIIKDTVLNIIIRPVHPDLLSEKSDSVKLYYKKFNFHEIWYLDENRKDLINEIKFCYQEGLNPKDYEIEIIEDLESKRDKLKDDEIVKYDILLTETFDKLANHLHKGKLNPKELYKDWDLQPKEIALSPILETSIKEKTIASSFKELKPNHIVYHLLKQSLLEIDKFPNVPFEKITTKNKIELNDTLPEMVKIKKRLAYWKDYKNKDSIITWAYDSITFKAVKRFQARHGLAQDGVIGIGTLRALNTTKSERIEQIFANLERWRWYPFDLGEKYLIANIPDYMLQYVIKNDTVASHRIVVGTPKRKTPILSSKLSNFVFNPTWTIPPTIIKEDLTPSASKNRNYFPSRQLTIYNSQGQEVSPYDWNPAKANNYKYVQKPGYNNSLGLVKFNFANRHSVYLHDTNHRDYFVKTYRSLSSGCVRVENPLVLTKQILTEINPEKWSKGEIDSILKLEKTKTVSVKDTVNVYLFYWTSWMENGKLQFRDDIYELDKDLFQKLRTHD, via the coding sequence ATGAAAAAAATTTTACTTCTACTTATTATATTCTCTACAATTTCTTGTAAAAAAGAAACCGAACCAATTGCCTTTGATAATAGCATTATTAAAGATACTGTTTTAAATATTATCATCCGACCTGTACATCCTGATTTACTTTCTGAAAAATCCGACAGCGTAAAATTGTATTACAAAAAGTTCAACTTTCATGAGATTTGGTATTTGGATGAAAACAGAAAAGATTTAATAAATGAAATCAAATTTTGTTATCAAGAAGGATTAAATCCTAAGGATTATGAAATTGAGATTATTGAAGATTTAGAAAGCAAAAGAGATAAACTTAAAGATGATGAAATTGTCAAATACGACATTTTATTGACCGAAACTTTTGACAAACTTGCCAATCATTTACATAAAGGAAAACTAAACCCTAAAGAACTTTATAAAGATTGGGATTTACAACCAAAAGAAATTGCACTTTCTCCTATTCTTGAAACTTCAATAAAGGAAAAAACCATTGCATCTTCTTTTAAAGAATTGAAACCTAATCATATTGTTTATCACTTATTAAAACAAAGTCTTTTAGAAATTGACAAATTCCCAAATGTTCCTTTTGAAAAAATCACTACTAAAAATAAAATCGAATTAAACGATACTTTACCTGAAATGGTAAAAATTAAGAAACGATTAGCTTATTGGAAAGACTATAAAAACAAAGACAGCATAATTACTTGGGCTTACGATTCAATTACTTTTAAAGCAGTTAAACGTTTTCAAGCGCGTCATGGATTAGCTCAAGATGGCGTTATTGGAATTGGCACCTTGAGAGCATTAAACACCACCAAAAGCGAACGTATAGAACAAATTTTTGCCAATTTAGAACGCTGGAGATGGTATCCTTTTGATTTAGGTGAAAAATATTTAATAGCTAATATTCCAGATTATATGTTACAGTATGTAATAAAAAATGATACTGTGGCATCACATCGAATTGTTGTAGGAACACCAAAAAGAAAAACACCAATTTTGAGTTCAAAATTATCCAATTTTGTTTTCAACCCAACATGGACCATTCCTCCCACAATTATCAAAGAAGATTTAACGCCTTCTGCATCTAAAAACAGAAATTATTTTCCATCGCGTCAATTGACTATTTATAACAGTCAAGGGCAAGAAGTAAGTCCATACGATTGGAATCCGGCAAAAGCGAATAATTACAAATATGTTCAAAAACCAGGTTATAACAATTCGTTAGGTTTGGTAAAATTCAATTTCGCAAATCGTCATTCGGTTTATTTGCACGATACAAACCATCGCGATTATTTTGTAAAAACATATCGCTCATTGAGTTCTGGGTGCGTAAGAGTTGAAAATCCTTTGGTTTTAACCAAACAAATTTTAACGGAAATCAATCCAGAAAAATGGAGCAAAGGCGAAATTGATTCAATTTTAAAACTGGAGAAAACAAAAACAGTATCTGTAAAAGATACTGTAAATGTTTATTTATTTTATTGGACGAGTTGGATGGAAAATGGCAAACTTCAATTTAGAGATGACATTTACGAACTCGATAAAGATTTATTTCAAAAATTAAGAACTCACGATTAA
- a CDS encoding murein L,D-transpeptidase catalytic domain family protein, which yields MIYKFLPLILFCIFSFKPLNTAENTSAKVENTDPKLIAANAKASFEAKSKSFYTLIDANGFSLPKFESFLAAFEGYEQLKQQGKIENEVLTIVDFSLSSTEERMWVIDMKSQKVILKTLVAHGKNSGLEYANDFSNQNESFKSSLGFYLTGEVYNGKHGLSLRLDGMEYGINDNARNRAVVVHGADYVSKLFIKNNGRLGRSQGCPAVPYEVHKELIQTIKGKSCIFIYHPSRSYVAQSKLVS from the coding sequence ATGATTTACAAATTTTTGCCCCTTATTTTATTTTGCATTTTTTCGTTTAAACCTTTAAATACTGCAGAGAATACAAGTGCTAAAGTAGAGAATACTGATCCTAAATTAATCGCAGCAAATGCTAAAGCGAGTTTTGAGGCTAAAAGTAAATCGTTCTATACGCTAATTGATGCTAATGGTTTTTCTTTACCAAAATTTGAAAGTTTTTTAGCTGCTTTTGAAGGATATGAGCAATTAAAACAACAGGGTAAAATTGAAAACGAAGTATTAACTATTGTAGATTTTAGTTTGTCTTCTACAGAGGAGAGAATGTGGGTAATAGATATGAAATCGCAAAAAGTTATCTTAAAAACTTTAGTTGCTCACGGAAAAAATTCTGGTTTAGAATACGCAAATGATTTTTCTAACCAAAACGAATCATTCAAAAGTAGTTTAGGTTTCTATTTAACAGGTGAAGTTTACAACGGAAAACATGGTTTGTCTTTACGTTTAGACGGAATGGAATATGGAATTAATGATAATGCAAGAAACAGAGCAGTTGTGGTTCATGGTGCTGACTATGTAAGTAAGTTGTTTATCAAAAACAACGGAAGATTAGGAAGAAGTCAAGGTTGTCCAGCTGTTCCTTATGAAGTTCACAAAGAATTAATTCAAACAATAAAAGGTAAATCTTGCATTTTTATTTACCACCCTTCTAGAAGTTATGTGGCTCAATCTAAATTAGTTTCATAA
- a CDS encoding DUF5916 domain-containing protein produces the protein MRNKFSITLLFLFTGVLISFAHTKKTISTFKINEAISIDAELNETSWAKAEVATDFVSLEPKNGTPIPEEFRTEAKVLYSNDAVYIGVKLYDPNPEKILKELVERDDLGTSDFFGVFINGYNDGQQEFRFFVTAANGQLDTNFTSTDGEDGSWNAIWESNAKITDFGWVIEMKIPYAALRFPEQEKQIWGINFFREVRRERQKYTWSPIDNKIGAISQQAGLLTGIENIKTPTRLFLIPYSSFYLSGSDTQKTKGELKGGLDIKYGINDAFTLDAILVPDFGQTKFDNVVLNLGPFEQQFNENRPFFTEGTDMFSKGNLLYSRRIGQTPDLNLNINENESVESPGAINLVNALKISGRDKDGLGIGFLNAITEKTMATATNSVDNSTRQVEISPLTNYNVMVFDQRFNQNSSVTFINTNVTRNGSFRDANVTGLLFDLNNKTNKYNLSGGLKSSSISDVENKNGYNASLYFAETNGKFRYSVGSEYMSKDFEINDLGINFRTNYYSFSGNTNYRILNPTKTFNTFRINLNSYFEFYTPTNQIQSSNFNVNLNSTNKKNHFFGGGINFNPFKNYDYYEPRVADRFFVNPTNVGGWFYFSSNYNNKFAIDFEPFITHVINENRYEAGVNISPRYRFSDKFSLVYSFNYFKQQNDIGFIDFEDSNIIFARRNRDTYTNSLSSKFSISSVMNFNLSVRHYWSLAENNKINNLNEDGSLSTNSTYLGNRNSNFSTWNLDLSYSWWFAPGSQMSVLYRNNASTFDRTINKDFGSNFSNLFDDNLNHIFSISVRYFIDYNQAKNWISKG, from the coding sequence ATGAGAAACAAATTCAGTATCACACTCTTATTTCTTTTTACAGGTGTACTTATTTCTTTTGCACATACAAAAAAAACGATTTCAACCTTTAAAATAAATGAAGCCATCTCAATTGATGCTGAATTAAATGAAACTTCTTGGGCAAAAGCTGAAGTAGCGACTGACTTTGTTTCTTTAGAACCAAAAAATGGAACACCAATACCTGAAGAATTTAGAACCGAAGCAAAAGTATTGTACTCAAACGATGCTGTATATATAGGTGTAAAACTATACGACCCAAATCCTGAAAAGATTTTAAAAGAACTTGTTGAACGAGATGATTTAGGAACATCAGACTTTTTTGGTGTTTTTATCAATGGTTATAACGATGGTCAACAAGAATTTCGTTTTTTCGTAACAGCTGCAAATGGACAACTAGACACCAACTTCACATCAACAGATGGCGAAGACGGTTCATGGAATGCCATTTGGGAAAGCAATGCTAAAATAACCGATTTTGGTTGGGTTATTGAAATGAAAATTCCTTATGCTGCTTTGCGTTTTCCAGAACAAGAAAAACAAATTTGGGGAATTAATTTCTTTAGAGAAGTTAGACGAGAAAGACAAAAATACACTTGGAGTCCAATTGACAATAAAATAGGTGCTATTTCGCAACAAGCTGGACTTTTAACTGGTATAGAAAATATTAAAACTCCTACCCGCTTGTTTTTAATTCCTTATTCTTCTTTTTATCTTTCTGGAAGTGATACTCAAAAGACGAAAGGCGAATTAAAAGGCGGATTAGACATCAAGTATGGAATTAACGATGCATTTACTCTTGACGCTATTTTAGTTCCTGATTTTGGCCAAACCAAATTTGATAATGTGGTTTTAAACTTAGGTCCATTTGAACAACAATTCAATGAAAACAGACCTTTCTTTACTGAAGGAACCGATATGTTTAGCAAAGGAAATCTTTTGTATTCGAGAAGAATTGGACAAACTCCAGATTTAAATTTAAATATTAACGAAAATGAATCGGTAGAAAGTCCAGGAGCAATCAACTTAGTTAATGCCTTGAAAATTTCTGGTCGTGACAAAGATGGATTAGGAATAGGTTTTTTGAATGCCATTACTGAAAAAACAATGGCAACAGCAACAAATTCTGTTGATAATTCTACTCGACAAGTAGAAATTTCTCCATTGACAAATTATAATGTAATGGTTTTTGACCAACGTTTTAATCAAAATTCTTCTGTAACTTTCATTAATACAAATGTTACAAGAAACGGAAGTTTCAGAGATGCAAACGTAACAGGTTTGCTATTTGACCTAAACAACAAAACTAACAAATACAATCTTTCTGGTGGATTAAAGTCGAGCAGTATTAGTGATGTAGAAAATAAAAATGGTTATAATGCTTCGTTATATTTTGCAGAAACAAACGGAAAATTCAGATATAGTGTTGGAAGCGAATACATGTCAAAAGATTTTGAAATCAACGATTTAGGAATAAATTTCAGAACAAATTACTATTCCTTTTCTGGAAATACAAACTATCGCATCTTAAATCCAACCAAAACTTTCAACACTTTTAGAATTAACCTAAATTCTTACTTTGAATTTTACACGCCAACAAACCAAATTCAATCGAGTAATTTTAATGTTAACTTAAATTCTACAAATAAGAAAAATCATTTTTTTGGTGGAGGAATCAACTTTAATCCTTTTAAAAATTACGATTATTATGAGCCTCGTGTAGCGGATAGATTTTTTGTAAATCCTACAAATGTTGGTGGTTGGTTTTATTTTTCTTCTAATTATAACAACAAATTCGCAATTGATTTTGAACCTTTCATAACACATGTAATTAACGAAAACAGATACGAAGCAGGAGTAAATATTAGTCCAAGATACCGTTTTAGCGATAAGTTTTCATTAGTTTATAGTTTCAACTATTTCAAACAGCAAAATGATATTGGTTTTATTGATTTTGAAGATTCAAACATTATTTTCGCTAGAAGAAATAGAGATACTTATACTAATTCATTATCTAGCAAGTTTTCTATTAGTAGTGTAATGAATTTTAATTTATCGGTAAGACATTATTGGTCGCTAGCAGAAAACAATAAAATCAACAATCTAAATGAAGATGGAAGTTTGTCAACAAACTCAACATATTTAGGCAACAGAAATTCAAACTTTAGTACTTGGAATTTAGACTTATCTTACTCTTGGTGGTTTGCTCCAGGAAGTCAAATGTCCGTTTTGTATCGTAACAATGCTTCTACATTTGATAGAACAATTAATAAAGATTTTGGTTCAAATTTTTCTAATTTGTTCGATGATAATTTAAATCACATCTTTTCGATTAGTGTTCGCTATTTCATTGATTATAACCAAGCTAAAAATTGGATTAGTAAAGGATAA